In Brucella melitensis bv. 1 str. 16M, a genomic segment contains:
- a CDS encoding DHA2 family efflux MFS transporter permease subunit, whose amino-acid sequence MQGSLATTSSQVNWVLTSYIVAAAILTPATGWLEERFGRRPLFIICVAGFVIASMLCGTATSIEQMVIYRMLQGAFGAPVVPLAQAVLLDSYSARMRGQAMAVFGLGVMLGPILGPTLGGWLTQYYDWRWVFYVNVPLGVMTLLLAFGFLEGKKGSSLARLDWLGFATLGLAIAALQLFLDRGEQLNWFDSTEIKTEFILTILGLYLFIVHTVTARKPFLDKRLFADRNFVMGQVLIFVIGAVLLATLSLLAPYLERLMGYSVLMAGLVLAPRGVGTMVAMVLVGRLTSVVDIKYLLLTGLALTAVALHQMSMFTPDVSQSTIIWSGIIQGFGLGFVFVPLSTITFVTLPADLHTQGTGFFSLMRNVGSSVGISVTTFLLSQNAAIVHAGLTNDISPYSRATQHFSSAVHLDTLAGKAMLNELITVQAETIAYADNFRLMMYITILTMPLVFFLRHTKPQKTSSAGKAVTAQ is encoded by the coding sequence ATGCAGGGAAGCCTTGCGACGACAAGCAGCCAGGTCAATTGGGTGCTGACCTCCTATATCGTCGCTGCCGCCATTCTGACACCGGCCACCGGCTGGCTTGAGGAGCGTTTTGGCCGACGCCCACTGTTCATCATCTGCGTTGCCGGTTTCGTTATCGCTTCCATGCTGTGCGGCACGGCAACCAGCATTGAACAGATGGTCATTTACCGGATGCTGCAAGGGGCTTTCGGCGCCCCCGTTGTGCCGCTTGCGCAGGCCGTTCTCCTCGACAGTTATTCTGCGCGGATGCGCGGGCAGGCCATGGCGGTTTTCGGCCTTGGCGTCATGCTGGGCCCGATCCTCGGCCCCACTCTCGGTGGTTGGCTGACGCAATATTATGATTGGCGCTGGGTCTTTTATGTCAATGTACCGCTTGGCGTGATGACCTTGCTGCTGGCTTTTGGATTTCTCGAAGGCAAGAAGGGCTCGTCGCTTGCCAGGCTGGACTGGCTGGGGTTTGCAACGCTTGGCCTTGCCATTGCGGCATTGCAGCTCTTTCTTGATCGCGGCGAACAGTTGAACTGGTTCGACTCGACTGAAATAAAGACCGAATTCATCCTTACCATTCTGGGGCTTTATCTCTTCATCGTGCATACCGTGACAGCGCGAAAGCCCTTTCTCGACAAACGCCTGTTTGCCGACCGCAATTTTGTCATGGGGCAAGTGCTGATCTTTGTCATCGGCGCCGTCTTGCTGGCGACATTGTCGCTGCTGGCGCCCTATCTCGAACGGTTGATGGGATATTCTGTTCTGATGGCCGGGCTGGTGCTCGCTCCGCGCGGGGTTGGAACAATGGTGGCGATGGTCCTGGTGGGGCGGCTGACCTCCGTGGTCGATATAAAATATCTTCTTCTGACCGGCCTGGCACTGACCGCCGTTGCACTTCACCAGATGAGCATGTTTACGCCCGATGTCTCGCAAAGCACGATCATATGGAGCGGAATCATACAGGGGTTCGGTCTTGGATTCGTATTTGTGCCGCTCAGCACCATTACATTTGTGACGCTGCCGGCGGACCTGCACACACAAGGAACCGGCTTTTTCAGCCTCATGCGCAATGTGGGTTCAAGCGTGGGCATCTCCGTCACGACATTCCTGCTGTCGCAGAATGCGGCAATCGTCCATGCCGGGCTGACGAATGATATTTCACCCTATAGCCGCGCTACCCAGCATTTCAGTTCGGCCGTTCATCTCGACACACTGGCTGGCAAGGCCATGCTCAACGAGTTGATTACCGTTCAGGCCGAAACCATTGCCTATGCCGATAATTTTCGCCTGATGATGTATATTACTATCTTGACTATGCCGCTCGTTTTCTTCCTGCGGCACACCAAACCGCAGAAAACCAGCTCGGCCGGCAAGGCGGTAACGGCGCAATAA
- a CDS encoding acetyl-CoA hydrolase/transferase family protein, which yields MLEARIRNSSLRNKVITAEQAASFIKDGMIVGMSGFTRAGDAKAVPVAMAARAATDPFQITLITGASLGHDVDKLLTEAHILSRRMPFQADRTLRSAINRGEVMFIDQHLSETVEQLRSNQIGPIDCAVVEALAITESGGIIPTTSVGNSASLAILAEKVIVEVNLNQPMALEGLHDIYIPTKRPSRDPIPIMACDSRIGLPYIPIAPEKIAGIVITQENDSASPVEPADHETVAIAGHLIEFFKGEVVKGRLDLALNPLQAGIGTIANAVLTGFADSPFHNLRMYSEVLQDSTFDLFDAGKLDFASGSSITLSPACGERVFNNIDRYRDRLVLRPQEISNHPEVIRRLGIIGINTALEFDIYGNVNSTHVDGTNMMNGIGGSGDFARNAYISIFVSKSEAKNGAISSVVPMVTHVDHTEHDVDILVTEQGLADLRGLAPRERAPVIIENCAHPDYRDQLMDYYERACKRGGHTPHLLEEAFSWHLRRQENGSMRK from the coding sequence ATGTTGGAAGCACGTATCCGTAACAGTTCACTGCGAAACAAGGTTATCACTGCGGAGCAAGCGGCAAGCTTTATCAAGGATGGCATGATTGTTGGCATGAGCGGCTTTACGCGCGCGGGCGATGCCAAGGCCGTTCCGGTCGCCATGGCCGCGCGGGCGGCAACCGATCCATTCCAGATCACCCTGATTACAGGGGCCTCCCTCGGACATGACGTCGATAAACTGTTGACCGAAGCGCATATTCTTTCTCGCCGTATGCCGTTTCAGGCCGACCGCACATTGCGCAGCGCGATCAACCGCGGCGAAGTCATGTTTATCGACCAGCATCTTTCCGAAACAGTCGAGCAACTTCGTTCCAACCAGATCGGCCCCATCGACTGTGCCGTGGTAGAGGCATTGGCGATTACCGAAAGCGGCGGAATCATCCCGACGACTTCGGTCGGCAATTCGGCCAGCCTCGCCATTCTTGCCGAAAAGGTTATCGTCGAGGTCAATCTGAACCAGCCCATGGCGCTGGAAGGCCTGCACGATATTTATATACCGACGAAGCGCCCTTCCCGCGATCCTATCCCGATCATGGCTTGCGATAGCCGGATCGGACTGCCCTATATTCCCATCGCGCCGGAAAAAATCGCCGGTATCGTCATCACGCAGGAAAATGACAGTGCGTCACCTGTCGAGCCCGCAGATCACGAAACGGTTGCGATTGCCGGGCATCTGATCGAATTCTTCAAGGGGGAAGTCGTAAAGGGTCGTCTGGATCTGGCGCTTAATCCATTGCAGGCGGGCATCGGCACCATTGCCAATGCGGTTTTGACCGGCTTTGCAGATAGTCCTTTCCACAATCTGCGCATGTATAGCGAGGTATTGCAGGATAGCACGTTCGATCTGTTCGATGCGGGCAAGCTGGATTTTGCCTCCGGCTCATCGATCACTCTCAGCCCCGCTTGCGGCGAGCGCGTTTTCAATAATATAGACCGCTATCGTGACAGGCTTGTCCTGCGCCCGCAGGAAATCAGCAACCATCCGGAAGTCATCCGCCGTCTTGGTATTATCGGCATCAATACCGCACTCGAATTCGATATCTACGGCAACGTCAACTCAACCCATGTTGATGGAACCAATATGATGAACGGCATTGGCGGTTCCGGCGATTTTGCGCGCAACGCCTATATTTCGATCTTCGTCAGCAAGTCGGAAGCCAAGAATGGCGCGATCTCCTCGGTCGTGCCCATGGTAACACATGTGGACCACACGGAACATGACGTGGATATCCTCGTGACGGAACAGGGACTTGCCGATTTGCGCGGGCTTGCACCACGCGAGCGAGCGCCCGTTATCATTGAAAATTGCGCACATCCCGATTACCGGGACCAGCTCATGGATTATTACGAGCGAGCCTGCAAACGCGGCGGCCACACGCCTCATCTTCTGGAAGAGGCATTCAGTTGGCACCTGCGCCGTCAGGAAAATGGCAGTATGCGCAAATAA
- a CDS encoding GGDEF domain-containing protein, which translates to MKTALWKAALLTLSVVLFCVGATSITAFWSGETPGLMAISLSLGFPLVMIFPFSAFIFLRYDKLKEAYAQLEKSHVELQARARIDHMTGLLNREALFETMKISRSRIETGTLLVIDADHFKAINDSFGHGVGDRALKLIAFALQNVTRKGDLVGRIGGEEFCVFLPGASGETGVRVAQRIRAEVENTPFHTTEYQVYPLTISIGVASAPKSETNSQVLSRADRCLYLAKQRGRNCVVFDEESAPITGASVVSINSGREAARGQA; encoded by the coding sequence ATGAAGACGGCTCTATGGAAGGCGGCGTTGTTAACGCTGTCCGTTGTCCTGTTTTGTGTTGGGGCGACGTCGATAACTGCTTTTTGGTCCGGTGAAACGCCGGGGCTGATGGCAATAAGTCTGAGCCTGGGGTTTCCCCTTGTGATGATATTCCCGTTCTCGGCATTCATTTTTCTTCGCTATGATAAACTGAAGGAAGCCTACGCCCAGCTTGAGAAGTCTCATGTCGAGTTGCAGGCGCGGGCGCGTATCGACCATATGACGGGACTTCTCAACCGCGAGGCTCTCTTCGAGACGATGAAGATCAGCCGTTCGCGTATTGAAACCGGCACATTGCTGGTCATTGATGCCGATCATTTCAAGGCGATCAACGATAGTTTCGGCCACGGCGTCGGCGACCGGGCGTTGAAACTGATTGCCTTCGCCTTGCAAAATGTAACGCGGAAGGGGGATCTGGTCGGGCGCATCGGTGGGGAAGAATTCTGCGTATTCCTGCCCGGTGCAAGCGGTGAGACGGGCGTTCGTGTTGCCCAGCGCATCCGCGCGGAGGTGGAAAATACGCCGTTCCATACGACCGAATATCAGGTCTATCCACTCACCATCTCAATTGGGGTGGCTTCCGCACCCAAAAGCGAAACCAATTCGCAGGTGCTGAGCCGCGCCGACCGCTGCCTCTATCTGGCGAAGCAGCGCGGGCGCAATTGCGTGGTGTTCGATGAGGAAAGCGCCCCTATAACGGGTGCTTCAGTGGTTTCGATCAATAGCGGGCGTGAAGCGGCGCGCGGCCAAGCATAA
- a CDS encoding GNAT family N-acetyltransferase → MPEKLKARITHLEMTARSPLSVPVPTGLRLAIIQASDMPVHYYRYLYEQVGRQHHWMLRRVQSDAEVAEAIHAETTEIHVLYADGCPAGFVELELSAKPDTVEILYFGLIADFQGRGLARFFLNEAISAAWAHSPQKVTIHTNTLDSPRALQLYQKMGFVPVAWSEEEVEQWL, encoded by the coding sequence ATGCCTGAGAAATTGAAAGCGCGCATCACGCATCTGGAAATGACGGCCCGCTCGCCGCTCTCAGTACCGGTTCCTACGGGCTTGCGGCTTGCTATCATACAGGCGAGCGATATGCCGGTTCATTATTATCGCTATCTTTACGAGCAGGTCGGGCGTCAGCATCACTGGATGCTGCGCCGTGTGCAAAGCGATGCAGAAGTCGCCGAAGCAATTCACGCAGAGACCACCGAAATCCATGTTCTTTATGCCGATGGTTGCCCGGCAGGTTTTGTTGAACTGGAGCTCTCCGCCAAGCCGGACACGGTCGAAATTCTCTATTTCGGGCTGATTGCGGATTTTCAGGGCAGGGGATTGGCCCGTTTCTTCCTGAATGAAGCCATTTCGGCCGCCTGGGCGCATAGCCCGCAGAAAGTGACGATCCACACCAATACGCTCGACAGCCCGCGCGCCTTGCAACTTTATCAGAAAATGGGATTTGTTCCGGTTGCCTGGTCGGAAGAGGAAGTCGAGCAGTGGCTTTAG
- the sseA gene encoding 3-mercaptopyruvate sulfurtransferase, with product MTEKSAFVVSRDWLKERLHKPGLAIVDASWYLPAAGRNGQEEYEKAHIPGAVFFDQDKIADKESGLPHTLPSPEFFAQQVGTLGITADETVVVYDGPGMFSAPRVWWMFRVMGVKNVYVLDGGFDGWKKAGYPVTDEVTKIAATFFKPSFNKDAVVDFQEMRKIVDEKRSQIADARGVGRFTGRDAEPRAGMRSGHMPGARNVPVTTLSENGELKDLESLRRIFDEAGIDLSGPVVTSCGSGVTAAVITLALTSLGHKDNRLYDGSWSEWGSRQDTPVVTGEAE from the coding sequence ATGACCGAGAAAAGCGCATTCGTCGTATCGCGCGACTGGTTGAAGGAACGTCTGCATAAGCCCGGCCTCGCGATCGTCGATGCCTCCTGGTATTTGCCTGCGGCAGGGCGCAACGGTCAGGAGGAATATGAAAAAGCGCATATTCCGGGCGCGGTATTCTTCGATCAGGATAAAATCGCCGACAAGGAGTCCGGCCTTCCGCATACCCTGCCATCGCCGGAATTCTTCGCGCAGCAAGTAGGCACGCTGGGCATCACTGCCGACGAAACCGTGGTGGTTTATGATGGCCCCGGCATGTTTTCCGCCCCGCGCGTCTGGTGGATGTTCCGCGTCATGGGCGTGAAGAATGTCTATGTTCTCGATGGCGGATTCGACGGCTGGAAAAAGGCGGGCTACCCCGTCACTGACGAAGTAACGAAGATTGCCGCGACATTTTTTAAGCCCTCCTTCAACAAGGACGCAGTTGTCGATTTTCAGGAAATGCGCAAGATCGTTGATGAAAAACGCTCGCAGATTGCCGATGCGCGTGGCGTGGGCCGTTTTACGGGGCGCGACGCGGAACCTCGCGCGGGAATGCGCTCGGGCCATATGCCGGGTGCGCGCAATGTTCCTGTTACAACCCTTTCCGAAAACGGTGAATTGAAAGACCTCGAAAGCCTGCGCAGGATTTTTGACGAGGCGGGTATCGACCTGTCGGGGCCGGTGGTCACCAGTTGCGGTTCCGGTGTTACCGCTGCCGTGATTACGCTCGCGCTTACCTCGCTGGGGCACAAGGATAACCGCCTCTATGACGGTTCGTGGAGCGAATGGGGAAGCAGACAGGACACGCCCGTGGTGACTGGCGAAGCCGAGTGA
- a CDS encoding alanyl-tRNA editing protein, producing the protein MAYETEALFREDSYLSTAEGTVLAIAGNGGIILDRTNFYATSGGQPGDTGFFERADGSRIEIATTVTGETKNEIVHMPAQGQQMPDVGEKLVLHIDWQRRYKLMRMHTACHLLSVACPFPITGAAVGEDESRVDFDLPDQSYTKESVTEKLMELVQANAPVSIHWISDEEFLANPDIVKSKNVRPPVGLGRIRLVAIGENGSVDSQPCGGTHVSETQEVGEIHIGKIEKKGKENRRFRIRFGSLPQA; encoded by the coding sequence ATGGCATACGAGACTGAGGCGCTTTTTCGCGAAGATTCCTATCTTTCAACTGCGGAGGGCACAGTTCTCGCCATCGCCGGAAATGGCGGCATTATCCTGGACAGGACGAATTTCTATGCTACTTCCGGCGGCCAGCCGGGGGATACCGGTTTCTTCGAGCGCGCGGATGGTTCGCGGATCGAGATCGCGACGACCGTTACAGGCGAAACCAAGAATGAAATTGTCCATATGCCCGCGCAAGGCCAGCAAATGCCGGACGTGGGCGAAAAACTCGTCCTGCATATAGATTGGCAGCGCCGCTACAAACTGATGCGTATGCACACGGCCTGCCATCTGCTTTCCGTCGCCTGCCCGTTCCCGATCACAGGTGCTGCGGTGGGCGAGGATGAAAGCCGTGTCGATTTCGACCTGCCGGATCAAAGCTATACGAAGGAATCCGTCACCGAAAAACTGATGGAACTGGTGCAGGCCAACGCCCCTGTGTCGATCCACTGGATCAGCGACGAGGAATTTCTGGCCAATCCCGACATTGTGAAATCGAAAAATGTTCGCCCGCCCGTTGGCCTTGGCCGTATCCGGCTGGTCGCCATTGGTGAAAATGGCTCTGTGGATTCGCAACCTTGCGGCGGCACACACGTTAGTGAAACACAGGAAGTCGGTGAAATCCATATTGGCAAGATCGAAAAGAAGGGCAAGGAAAACCGCCGTTTCCGCATTCGCTTCGGCAGCTTGCCGCAAGCCTGA